A genomic window from Brachyspira sp. SAP_772 includes:
- a CDS encoding NAD(P)-binding domain-containing protein, giving the protein MDNIYDLIIVGGGPGGIAAAVEAAILQMQKVLLIEKGDNHSTTIRKFYKDDKRVDKDYKGEALDLKGNIKFETATKGDVLDLFSECLFGNYIEAMFNTEVESIKKNGEYLEVTTVDNKSYTAKYVVASIGKMGRPNRPDYNIPASLNAVVNFNIYKCKENEKVLVVGGGNSAVEYAYLLGKDNDVTINYRKAEFTRPNEKNLETIKEDIASGKVKPRLGVDIKSIEDSNGKVLVHYADGVDDTYDRVIYALGGVAPIDFLKRCDIELDESGVPIVNEIHESSVKNLFIAGDILYKSGGSIAKALNAGFDIVKHIDTLMKK; this is encoded by the coding sequence ATGGATAATATATATGATTTAATTATAGTAGGAGGCGGCCCGGGTGGAATTGCTGCTGCTGTTGAGGCTGCTATACTTCAAATGCAAAAAGTGCTTCTTATAGAAAAAGGTGATAATCACTCTACTACTATTAGAAAATTTTATAAAGATGATAAAAGAGTAGACAAAGATTATAAAGGCGAAGCTTTAGATTTGAAAGGCAACATAAAATTTGAAACAGCAACTAAAGGCGATGTATTAGATTTATTTAGCGAATGTTTGTTTGGAAACTACATTGAAGCTATGTTTAATACTGAAGTTGAATCTATTAAAAAGAATGGTGAATATTTAGAAGTTACTACTGTTGATAATAAGAGTTATACTGCTAAATATGTTGTAGCTTCTATTGGTAAAATGGGAAGACCTAATAGACCTGATTATAATATACCTGCTAGTTTGAATGCTGTTGTAAACTTTAATATTTACAAATGTAAAGAAAATGAGAAAGTATTAGTAGTTGGAGGCGGAAACTCTGCTGTTGAGTATGCTTATCTTTTAGGTAAGGATAATGATGTTACAATTAATTATAGAAAAGCTGAGTTTACAAGACCTAATGAAAAGAACTTAGAAACTATTAAAGAAGATATTGCTAGTGGAAAAGTAAAACCAAGATTAGGTGTTGATATAAAATCTATAGAAGACAGCAACGGAAAAGTATTAGTACATTATGCTGATGGTGTTGATGATACTTATGACAGAGTGATATATGCTTTAGGAGGAGTTGCTCCAATAGATTTCTTAAAGAGATGTGATATAGAGTTAGATGAAAGCGGGGTGCCTATAGTTAATGAAATACATGAAAGTTCTGTTAAAAACTTATTTATAGCTGGAGATATATTATATAAATCTGGAGGTTCTATTGCTAAGGCTTTGAATGCTGGATTTGATATAGTTAAGCATATAGATACGTTAATGAAAAAATAA
- a CDS encoding PTS sugar transporter subunit IIB → MLKVLAVCANGSGTSLMMVEKIKKVLESFNIKYAQIEHSDLQNNKIDEYNLIFCPFAFLERVKEAVKGDAKIIGIKNILSEEEFKKQIIDSGNLEELKKL, encoded by the coding sequence ATGTTAAAAGTACTTGCAGTTTGTGCTAATGGTTCTGGAACTAGTTTAATGATGGTAGAAAAAATTAAAAAAGTTTTAGAAAGTTTTAACATAAAATATGCTCAAATAGAACATTCTGATTTACAGAACAATAAAATAGATGAATATAATTTAATATTTTGCCCTTTTGCTTTTTTAGAAAGAGTAAAAGAAGCTGTAAAAGGTGATGCTAAAATTATAGGCATTAAAAACATATTATCTGAAGAAGAGTTTAAAAAACAAATTATAGATTCAGGTAATTTAGAAGAATTAAAAAAATTATAA